A region from the Streptobacillus felis genome encodes:
- a CDS encoding filamentous hemagglutinin N-terminal domain-containing protein encodes FLITFFSYANITVDGKTNVYVEKSNSGVDIINISTPSPKGVSHSTFKEFNVSEKGAVINNAKNIARSRIAGLINGNNNIKDTRAKLALLDVTGLEESKLKGILEALSKDKLDVILSNPNGITLDGASFLNIHNMALTTSKPIIENEEIKGYNCSGIINL; translated from the coding sequence TTTTTAATTACATTTTTTTCATATGCAAACATAACAGTAGATGGAAAAACTAATGTATATGTAGAAAAGAGTAATAGTGGTGTAGACATCATAAATATTTCAACTCCAAGTCCTAAAGGTGTAAGTCATTCAACCTTTAAAGAATTTAATGTAAGTGAAAAAGGTGCTGTAATAAATAATGCAAAAAATATTGCAAGGAGTAGAATTGCAGGACTAATAAATGGTAATAATAATATTAAAGATACAAGAGCAAAACTTGCCCTTCTAGATGTAACAGGATTAGAAGAAAGTAAACTAAAAGGAATACTTGAAGCATTAAGTAAAGATAAATTAGATGTAATACTTTCAAATCCTAATGGAATAACACTAGATGGTGCAAGTTTTTTAAATATACATAATATGGCTTTAACAACATCAAAACCAATAATAGAAAATGAAGAAATAAAAGG